TTCGCCACCCCTGCCTTATCGTTATCGCGATGCAGTGGCTTCTTGATGTCTGCGCATGACTTGCAGGCCTTTCCCGCGCTTATCACTAGAATTTCGGTATGGCGAGCCATCGATGAAGtgttatatgtatgtatgtaagtatGGCGTTGAACCTTGAACACTGACTCAAGAACAGCTAATCTCGTTGGAACACCTGAACTGCAATGAATCGGATTCCATTTACTCATAGAGGGGGGTTTTGCACTTTATTTACTGGCCAGATGAAAAATATTAGTTTGTTATGAATTTGCTTATACGTATTTTTTAGGTAGGTACATTTTCAGCTTACCCCCTAGAAGGACATTTCTTTGGGGTGATAATACCTTCTTGGCGCTTCATCCAGAGTTTGGTAGAACTGGAATATCTGGTAAAGGCACAAATAACCTTGAAGGGAAGTTCAACCTGTGGTTTTTAATAACATTGCAATTACTTTCTGGaactaaaactaaaagaaTAACCAGTGCATTCACCCTCTTGGGAAACTCAACACTCTCTTGCCAAAAGTTTCACCAGCTGGGGAAAATTCTGCATTTGAAATGGACACATTCAAGACGGCAATGCTATTCacgttttatataaatatatatatcccaTGTATGCAGtatgaaaagcaaaaacaaatccCCGCAAAGCAGAaagaacagcaacaacaattggaGAGCAACGTAAGCGGAGCTCAAGGCCAAAAAGAGGCCCTCTACCTTTCTCCTCCCTCGACCACTCACACACTCTTACACAGCGAGCTCTATGCAAATGAGTGCTCTCTTTCTCTTACATCGATCGCGTTACAGTTGCATTTGCATTGAgagaaaagaaatgaaaaggaGAGAGTTACAGTGGGCCTGATATCCAGTTTTATATAGTATGGCATTTTATGGATGTGGGATACTTGTTATTCAATAGCTGATTGCATTTCGAACTTATCTTATGTACACTCGCATCTAATGTGCTTATTTTATTCGCATAACAATTCAAACAGCATTTTTAATGCAACATACACACCATATCTCGCTCTCGCTCTGCCCCCCGCCCACATCTACAGTTGAGCTCAGAATTATAGCACCATAGGCTAATTAATTGTGAATATTGAAAGTATAATGGCTAATTAAATTAGTAAATGTGCTAAAATGGGTCACTAATGTATTATCTGTTAAGTTTGGTATAACCAGTCTTGAATATAATCATGTTGCTATGCTAGAGATCGAAATGTTAACGTTTCGGAGaatttttttagaaaataaagCGTCAAGAAGTACGTTGGGATTTAAAAACTATATTAAGATCTACTTgtgtaaataaaaaagataTTGACATTGAAACGCACTTCATttgtaaacatattttgttacacAACCAACTTTCTCTTTAGACTTACATATAAAGAAGCCCAACGATCAATACGTATTATCTTTGTAATATCAATAGAAGATTTTAACATATGTTgtaacatatgtatgtacagaTGTTGGATATGCTAAAAGTTCGAACTAGCCTGTGCGGACCATGCAAAATGTGTGCGTTTCGCGAAAACGAGTCGTCGTACTTTCTTGGTGGCTATTTTGTGTTGAACTTTGGACCCTGGCTCAGCCCCCTTCCCCTTCTGGCCAATGAAAGCGCGACCAAAACAAACTCCAAAATGTTTATCCCAGCAAACCAGTTTTTCTCGACTTCATTAAGACGGTTGCATGTGTGTTTTTGGCTTCGTTTTTCGttgcgtttttgttttgtattatacgtctgtttttcttttcatttgctGCAGCTCCAACATGTTTATCTTGGCTATTTTTGAGCTGGGTTATGGGTGGGATTTAGATTTCAGGGGTGTTGGGTTCAGCTTTTTCGGTTTTATCAGTTTTTAGTGGGGGGATTTGCCACAGGTTACAGTTTTTCGACTATCACTCACGCAAACACCTGCGCACTAATTTGGTAATCTGTCGTGCTCAGTGTTCGCTGGGGAACTGCCACCAACTTGATGCTCTCCCCAAAAAATGGTGGGTGCCGGAGGAGGGTGGAGGTGGCGGGTCTGTCCCATAGTGGCTGCCTTTGCAAAGCACTCTCTTTATAAGAGAGGAAGATGGTGAGCGAACGCTGCTTGCGGGGGTGGTTCTAGGCATCAGTAATGGTTTTTTAGCCTTTATTTTagaaattatatatttttttattttagtttgtAGTACCTACAAACCAATACCGACCTAAATATAATACTCTTGCAGAGCATATTATTCCATTCCTCaatttttatatcaaatattatattatattatattatattatattatattatattattatatttattacattttgtcatattttatgaatatttaaatcattttaagtATCAATATTAAATCATTACATATTATTAAATAGGATTTTTAACCTCAAGAAGAAGCCATTTGAGTATGCTTTTATTCCCAATTTCAAatagatttatttattaagtccCTCTAAGCCTAAGTAGGTTGTTCCTTAGGATAAAGTGTGATCCATAAAGcttaaaaacaaaagcttTATTACAATTGAAGCGTTAAGAACAATGTAAATTAGCCTTGTTGTTGCACATGTGCGCTACCTGTTGGTCAATTGCCAGTACTCGGCACGACATCCAGATGGcgctttttttgtttaataattatttttttattaaatttagcTAATATGCGAAAAATACAGTATGacgtaaaatttaaaaatttcacttattttcacaatttaaGGTGAAAATTTTTCCTTTATCCACCACACAACATCCTGATAACCGTAAAATTCGATCAGTTGCTTGAGAGTTGCCCGCACCGAAAGGATACAGTAAAAGTTGATAGACGAGATCAAAATCTTGAACAAGAAGCTGTCGTCTGTAGTCATGTTCACTAAGGCATCTATCACCACCAATAACATATCGATAGATGTAGTGATGGCATAAATCGTTAACCAAGGAGCAATGTAATTCGGCTTAAGCTGGATTCAAATAatgtttacaatattttaatagaattcaaagaaataaacatatttttgttcAATTAGTGTACGAATAAACGAGTTTTTGAATAGATATCgttttatgtacatatattattaatatttttagtaCTCACAGTTGCCAAGGCGTATAGCAGTAATGTCCACGCCGTTAACATTAAAATGCTTCCGATGATACGAAAGCGGCGCAATTGCTTGTCTTTGAAATTCTTTACCATCCGTAGCCGATTCGTCTTCTTCGGATGCGGCTTCTTGAGGAAAATGCTTATGAATTCTAGACAATTGTGAGCCTGTTTTGAGGTAGGTGTAATAAATTCTACATTTTTTGCCTCAACTAAAATATaaagcaatttgcatttacGCACCGATCCAACGAAACTAAGGGCTAGAGCATAGTAGTACATAAGGGGGAACATCTTCTCGGAGAACCAAAACAAAGTGCCTGCTCTCTCATTGATCGCATCGAAATTAGGCGGGAACTTCCAGATGGAGTATGTTCTGCAGGTGGGTAAGGGTATTTGCATGTGCACGTGCACAAAGTAGCACAGAACATCAGAGAGACACATTTCGGTATACATGGCGAACTGGGCTAAAGattgtataaataaattttgaatttttatttaaaaaatgagTACAAAACTATTGACTGACTGTAAGGTAACgaaaaaaatatggaaaagaTTAGGGCATTAAATCGTGGCCAACTGCTCTCTCTGACGAATGGATTATTTTTTGATAAGGCAAATATGTGTCAAATTTTTGAGTCCCTGATATCAGCGGGATTGGTAGCAGTAATTATCCTTCCTTTGCGACAATTTATAGCCATGTTATGATTAAAACTCTCCTAAGCAACTATTTTTTGCATCATTTCTTCTCCGTACTTTTAGAATAAAATAGTCAGTGGATTTTAAAATCGATAGGCAACGTACCTCTTTGCCATTTAACCGTTTTTGCCATAAGTGCTGATATATCGATACTAACGTGAGTACGTGAGTAGCGCCACCTAGCGAGTGTGTAGAACGCTGCACGCAATCGATGAATATCAATATGAAAGTAACGGTACAATCGGCGGCGACATCGATGTTTTCCCAGCTCTAGCAGCGCGCAACTCACTCGTAGTCGACTTTTAGGTGCGTAGTCGCGGAAAACTATGAAGACGCAACTCTCGCGTCGAGCGGTCCTCAGAATCCGGGATTCGTCCTCCAGTTCGAAAATCCAGCGAATAAATCCAGCATTTTGTGTGCGCCAATCGaatacgattttttttttatttttttttcgcctggcatattttgtaaattacAACAGTGTAATCGGTGGGAGGGGGTGGCGGTGTCGCGAGAGGGGATTTATGGGAGGGGGAAGTGGGGGCGCCGCGCACGTGTCGACGTCGCAGTCGGCGTCGCAGTCGGCAATTGTTGCACGCTGCTGCTCCTACGCGTTTCTTGTTTCATGTTCTTTCTTGTTTGTTGTGTGCTTCTTCGTGTCCCGCTAATTGTTGTTTCTTCTTCttgtcctcctcctccacttccacctccaccaccacctTCACCATCGCCGCTCAACTGCAGTGCAAAGTGAAATGCGAAGAACGCGTTGCAGAATAATCACATCGCAAATACGACGAAGGCAggaaaaattgaaaagaatTGAAGAATCCAGCGAAAACCAGTGAAGAATCGGAATTAAAGAAAGTATCGGAATCAGCGGAATAacactaaaaataaacatactTATATATACTTAACCACCATTTAAAAGCAATCAAAAAGcaaccaaacaaacaacaaaaagcaacaaaaggTAATCACAAAAAGCTAGGACGAAATATTGTGtaataaacttgaatttcttttactcGCGGCAAAGAAATAggggaaaaaaataaagagaaatAATATATAGAAAGAGAGCTAGCGAAAGGGGAAGAGTGAGCGAGAAGGCGGCATAAACACACTTctaattgtaattgttgtCTACTGTCGttctgccggcgtcgctgtCGGCGCTAAAACTTTTTCCTGGCGGCGCAAAAGAGACAGCGCGAACGGCGAAGTTTTGCCCGAAAGAAAATGTAAGGCAAAGCaaagaaaattgaaatgaGCAGGGAGCCAGGAGTCGGGAGTAGTGGAAAAATGGAACATAATAAGTTAAATTTGCGTGCTCTTGGTTTTCCGTCGATTCATGCTTCgctttttctttatttatttattcagtTTTGCGCTAGTTCCTTATTGTTTTCTTAATTTCTTGATGTTTTTCCTGCTATATTTATACCCCCCATTTAATGTGTGTCAGCCAACAAAAAATGAAACGCGCAATTATGTCAGCAACCAAATAAAGCGAAAAAAGTCTTAGCAACTACTTCAATTGCTTGTTTTTCAAGTGCAACcaacacacaagcacacacacacacacaacgcACTTTGCGGTTGCATAAGTGTCAAACGAAACACACGCTTACAGTTTGACAATTATTGCGCTTAGAAGTTCAAAATACATGAAAATACGTTTATTTTTGTGGGAAAATGAagtctatattatttaatcaGCGCACTAATGCCCATGTGGCAACTTAATCTAGCTGCAgtgagaaaagaaaaaaggTCCTTGAGCAGAACACCAAATAAGTGtgctataaatatttgaaggACTATTTGTATTGTTTGGATAAACAAATTAAGTTATTATTTCCGGTGCTTGCTGAGCGAAAGGGTATATTCGATTCGTATATGTTTTAGTGACAAAAGTTTCAATGTACAGGTGGAAAAGAGTGCAAATGTGGGTGGCCTGCGTTAGTTGACATCCGCACAAGATTGATATTGATGCCCTTTACACCCACACAGGCGCACCATTACCAAACGCTcccaaacgcacacacacacacacacacatactctcacaaacacacacgtaCTGTGAGTCACAGCAACAGGAAACGGGTAAAactacttaaatatttaaagcattTGATGCCGAAAGGAGAGGGGCGATAAACAGAGCGAGACGGAGAGGGGGAAATTGAATGGGTCGGCCCACTTTTTGCGCCTGGAAGTATGCAAACAATGCCAAATGGCACCAGCACAGAAATGCCGAGTAAATCTTGAGAGCAAGTTTTCCGCCCGCCGAAGAAAACGCGAAAAACCCACAGCTaggagaaaataaaataaggaAACCGAAAAGAACAACCAAATTCACGAGAAGAGCCCAACAATTTTGTCACGCATGTGTGGCttcaagtgtgtgtgtgtgtgtgagcctaagtgtgtttgtgtgtgtgggccaaATGAAAAGAGCCAAAACATTAAAAATGTACcagcaaccacaacaacacaAATGACAAAAATAACAAGAATAACGGGAATAGCACAGGAAAAGTCCAAGCTGACGGGCGCCGCAATTTGCTGtcaacataaaataaataaaataaaaagaacaaGAAGCaatacccacacacacacacacagacatgGCCagtgtatatgtgtatatatattgttgATATATCTTTTGTACACTTTTGGCAGTTGACTTTTAGCGCCGACTGTTCCCATTCGCATTTTCACGTTCCCACTttgcaattttcaattttactTTGCGCATATTTAATAGCACAAATCGTAAATTAGATTCGTCACACACATAGTCCTATCTGTGCACTGAACGAAAAATATGCAGCTTTTAacagaaaaagaaatatacatatattttaaacgGTTTATTTTGCATACTCATTATGATCAATATTCAATTGGGCTAAACCTACATACAGTTTGCATACAATTAAGTTAGATATCGAAATTGTCTAGGAACTCCCATTTCTATCAGTGTATTTTCTCTGGCTCCTCTTTTATTACCCAAAGTTAATGAAGTGTAAGTGTTGGGAAAGGGTAAGGCGCTAGGAATATCCTGCCTAATCAATCAAGCGGCACCAATAAGCCTTTAAACAGATTTGCAAATTTCAAGCATTACGTACTGTGCGAGCATTTGAAAGGTTTGCTAACGGATTTCCATAGAATATGTTAAATGTCTAACTGCCACCCgtcgctttttattttttattttttattctcCCCCTGACCCTCCGCAAGTGTTTAATGTTTGACATCCGCTGGCATCCGTGTTGCCTTGCCGTCGCTTCCGTTTCCGGATGGTGCTGCACTTCCCCTGCGCAACCTGGCCCCTCTACTCTTCTCATAACTGCATTATCGCTTATCAACACTGAGCGGAAATACGGTCATTCATAAATGATTTGCCGTTTCTTTTGGCTCATTTATTTTTCGAAGCAAATCATATTTCACCAATTACATCTATTCCAAATGCTTGTGTAtacttttatatattatttatgttttctaTTGGACAGTGTTTTATAAGGTCTTTAGGAAAGAAATGTATATAAAGTTAAGCCTCATGACTTAATATTTATCCAGGAGCCTCGTGGCAGGTCCCGCCGTATTTTTCTACTGAGGTTTCTTTGTGCAGGCAGTGCGGCACTTATCGCTTATATGTACAGTGAAGCCAGACCAGTTGGACCACCTGCTGACTTCCTGTCAGATTGTCAGATTGTCAGACTGTTTGGCTTGGCTTTTGGCTGCGGCTTCTTTGCTGGCAGCTGCTCGCAGGACTACTCGGAGGACTCGGAAAACTCGCTCCCCGCGTCCTTGTCCTCGTTGACCTTGTGCCCGAGATCTGGCTGTCGTATCAAAACAAGTTTATTAACATTCCACTGGCTATCAAAGCGGTGCTGTGCCACGCACCCACAGCCCCACCCTGCCAAGGCAGTTGGCAGGTGCCCAGGGTTGGGGGCTTTGGGAGGATAGACAATTACATATGTAAAATGTGGCCACAGTTTGGCAGTCATTGGGGCAAATGGGCACGCCGTCCTGTCGCCATAAAATTGGAACAGAAATCCGTGCCGTAGCTTCCAAGTAAAAACAGAGCATGAAGATGGCAAATGCGAAgtatttttgttctttttgaAAAGATAAAAGTATAGTGtttaatgtttattatttaaaaaaacaatGTTTCTTCAAAACATAAAATCACATTGATAGCTGACCAATTTCTACGTAGTATGAACAAAAAACGTATGATTACGTATCCAAAGGTTAATGCAATAGTAAATGTACTCCAAGCAATCCCACCATTTTTCACAGTACACCTGCTCTGAGTGCATTTTGCGACCTTTTAGGGAGTACATTTGGACTatttgatatatatttttgaggTAGTACAAGGGTCCTAGCTGAATTCAAATCCAAGGAAGCTGGAAGAGGCCAAAGCACGTGCGCaatatgtaaatttatttatttctctgttgtagctcctcttttatttttgccatttctGCTGTATTTCCCcagtttttggctttttggttTCTGCTCTTCTTGGCCCTTGGCTTGATGTTGTTTTTATGTTAATGTGCCCGGCCgaatgtgagtgtgtgtgagtgtgggtTAGTCCCTAAGCTGTTGGTTTTtctttatgtgtgtgtgagtgtgtgtgtgtggttgtgtcCCGTCCCGCTCCTTCAAGATCTTCCCTCTCATGTGCTTGCTCATTGCTTTTAATAGCCAACAACACGCCATGCATTAATTTATGAATTCCGTGTTGTTCTGGGCGGCCGAACTGGCagtggtgggcgtggccattCCGCCCACCCGGAAAGCTTTTATCCGGAGAGCCAACAAGCCgcagaaataattaaaaagaaaataaaggcAGCTTGCAAaaagagacaaagacgcatgCCGATTCCTTGCTTCAGaagattaaataaattattgcgTGCAGTTGCCACTCATTTACCGATTTCTACTCATGATAAAGACTATTCCAGTTTAAATATAAGGcttatttaattgaaataatgATAGGAGTACAAGGGTCAATAAAACTTCGTAAAACGGATATCCTGTTTTGTTTGTATTGGTCACAATTGCTGCAACCTTAATATGGGTATTATATTAAGTTCAAATTACGAGAATTCAAATTAGGCTGACACtcattttaatattgtttaCTTACTATTGCAATAGTGCACAAGTTCATTTAGTATTTCacttcattttgtttttaatgttGATACTATATGcacaaaattctttaaattggTTGGCAAAAATGTCTGcgtacaattttaattttatgtaATTACATTTCATGATATCTGCACGCCGCAAATGTCCTATatgtattacatttttaaaatgatagCCACGCcaaacttttataaattaaatttttttggaACCAACTTGTTGTATAAACTTTATCTTTAAATGTTAACTTTACACTTAACCTTTGTGTACAAGTTTATAGTGGATATAGCTTTCTAAGTTTTATGTttagcaattattatttttgcggCAGCCACTGTGTAACAGTTTTGAATGACTCTACTGGCTGTTTGAATAGCGAAAACCGCATAACTTCATTATTCGAATGAATCGCTACAGTTGAGTAATTTCACATGccataaatgtttaaaatcaGTTGCTAATGATATCCATTACGTATTTATAACAGAAGTGTACACTATTTGTTTACGGGAGTCGAAAGTAACTGACcggaaatggaaaacttttgcagGACAATGGCTTCTAAAGTTACGTTTAGCATTCCACTTGATTCGCTCTATGCAGTGGCTGCCAAACTGTAGACGCCAGTTTGTCGACCGCCCAAATGTCGCAGCATACTTTTCGGCGTACGCTGTTAAACCATTACAGTTATTgtcgatgtgtgtgtgtgtgtgtgtgagtgcgggATCCCCCGAAAAGTGTGAGAAAAGGATAACCAtttttttcttgattttctGCTCTTTTCCACACTGCTCTTGTTCTTTTCCCGTCTCTTTCCTTTTGTTTGCCCTGCTTTGGCCTATTGTTTGCTTATCATGTGCATGGACaagtatgtatgtgtgtgctcTGAGCgctgtgtgcttgtgtgtgtgagcgttTTCTTACTGtgtcaatattttttggcGTAAGCTTTGCTTTTAGCCATGACAAGTAAATATGCCATCGCAGAAGcaaaagaagcagcagcagcagcacaagaAGCTGAATAAATTGGCCAGTCTCGAGTTTTTCCCAGCCTCCACCCCTCCCCCATTTCCCATTGCCCACTTTCCCAAGCGGACaacaggaaaaaaaaaacaagaaaagcaGACAAAAGCCCCTGGCCTGAAGTTCtcaagttgttgttgttttgttgttgttagtgTTAGTGTTGCTTTGGTTGCGCGTGGCGCAATCGAAAAAGTTTTTATGACACAATTTCCCTTTGTTGCCGTTTGCCTTTCGCCTCTCGTCTTGGCACACTTTCGATTTTCGATTTTGCCATCGGAAAAAAAGGGAAGCAGCGGGAAAGCGACAACTGAGTCATTTCTGGTACACCGGAAAAGAAGAGGGGTCAAAAATGGAATGGGAAGATTTTTTGTTAAAGATTTATCTACCGTATATAAATAcaggatatatatatattatttaatataatattgatTAATTCATATATAATTCTGAAAACGAACCGAAAAAAGGAAGTAAATGGTATACCATAAGTTTGGCAAAGTGCATTGCAAAATCTGTAAAAAAAACCCAAGACTCTCAAACAATTTAACTTTCAGTGTAAGGTGGCAGCACGAAGAAGTTACTTCGGCAACTTCAAAGCGGCCAAATGGAGAAAAGACGCGGACTTCGAGGTCTGGGACTGCTGCAGCTATATTTAGAATCTACAGTGGGCGTGCTAACTGGCTTATATTTGTTGGTGAGCAGGGGGAGGGTGCATTGGGACCGAAGGATTGCTTACGGAGCAATTGGCACAAGGATACCCATTTGCCACTCCCCCATGCGAAAAAGCCAATGCGAAGCGAAGTTGCATGCAAGAAAAGCCATGCAAAGCGGGCCAAAAATTATGTGTTGCATACTTACGTGCGCCGCACTGACCTTGCGTGCGGCGGAAAAGTGGAGGAGGGCCGAAAAGTGCAAGAAAAAAGGGTGGTGTGGGGTCGAAAAGGGGAGGTGGGGGAATCCAAGGAGGaggcaacaaaaaaaggaGGCAACGACTTGGCCAGGTGCAACACTATCTTTAACTGTGTCTATCGGTGGCTTTTATTGCACTGCTCGTTTCAGGCACCAAAGTCTAATTGGATAGGGAGACAGAGACAAAGAAATGGCGAAAGAGATAGCTGCAGCGTGGGGAAACGAGATGGGGAGATGGCCAGCGAGCGAGACGGAGCAAGGAGACCCACAGCTTTAGCCTAGGCCAAATTAATCGATAAAAAgatcaaattgaatttgccactgagagaaaaaaaaGCGAAGAGGGATAGAAAAAAAACGAGATGGAAGAATGGCGGGTGGGAAGGGAGAATGGAAGAAAGGAAGTGTGGCAAGAAGAGGGAAATGGGGCCCAAAGGCAGCCAAGTGAGCCGTGAGCTAAGGCCAAAAGCTGATAAGCCGCCGcaacaataaaatcaaatcacATCTGGCCCGCGCCACGTTAACGGGCTAAAACGGTCAGCAATCGGTTAACGGGTAAACGGGTAACGGGTAGAGGGTATCGGTTTTTGGGCTCGCAACTTAATCTGCAAAAAGGGCAAGCTTAACCGGACTAAGCTGATTTAATCGTTTAAATTATATATGCTCTCATAAGCAATTTAAGGAAATGTTGCAACTTAAACGAATTTCGaagcaaataaatttaaaagcgAACTTAAGAAACGTTTAAAGTcctacaaaaattaaaatgtaaataaatataaatgcttCTGTGTGAATCTTAAAATACACAACACAATACATAAAAGGACTCTTAGCTTTCAGTTGGTAGAGCGTGAAGAAAAACTCCACCTGCCGCATCCACTTCATTTGTTTAATGAATACTCATCtccatttatttttcatatgcCAAAATGCTTTTGTTCCCGGCGCCGCCTAATTAACTACATAATATGAATAAAAATGACTCACTCAGAGGAGCGAAGACAAATAGGACGCATTATTCGTGGCATCCGAGGCATTAGTCGGGGATA
The Drosophila mauritiana strain mau12 chromosome X, ASM438214v1, whole genome shotgun sequence DNA segment above includes these coding regions:
- the LOC117146400 gene encoding uncharacterized protein LOC117146400; this translates as MYTEMCLSDVLCYFVHVHMQIPLPTCRTYSIWKFPPNFDAINERAGTLFWFSEKMFPLMYYYALALSFVGSAHNCLEFISIFLKKPHPKKTNRLRMVKNFKDKQLRRFRIIGSILMLTAWTLLLYALATLKPNYIAPWLTIYAITTSIDMLLVVIDALVNMTTDDSFLFKILISSINFYCILSVRATLKQLIEFYGYQDVVWWIKEKFSP